One Oryza brachyantha chromosome 3, ObraRS2, whole genome shotgun sequence DNA segment encodes these proteins:
- the LOC102715564 gene encoding beta-glucosidase BoGH3B, producing MGSLHKFSFVILMLCYTTLASAQYVKYKDPKQPVSVRVKDLLSRMTLAEKIGQMTQIERENATAEQISKYFIGSVLSGGGSVPAPQASPQAWASMVDEMQKGALSTRLGIPIIYGIDAVHGHNNVYKATIFPHNVGLGATRDPELVKKIGEATALEVRATGIPYVFAPCVAVCRDPRWGRCYESYSEDPKVVQSFTTLISGLQGDVPSNDVGRPYVGGSKKVAACAKHYVGDGGTVKGINENNTIIDTHGLMTIHMPPYYNSVIRGVSTVMVSYSSWNGVKMHANHHLITDFLKNKLRFRGFVISDWQGIDRITSPPHKNYSYSIEAGIGAGIDMIMVPYTYTEFIDDLTEQVNNKIIPMSRIDDAVYRILRVKFTMGLFESPFSDSSLANELGKQEHRELAREAVRKSLVLLKNGKSSYSPVLPLPKKAGKILVAGSHADDLGRQCGGWTITWQGQPGNNITAGTTILSGIKATVDPSTTVVYSENPDSSVVAGDKYDYAIVVVGEPPYAEGFGDNLNLTIPEPGPSVIQTVCGSVKCVVVLVSGRPLVVEPYIGGMDAFVAAWLPGTEGQGVADVLFGDYGFTGKLSRTWFRSADQLPMNVGDAHYDPLFPFGYGLTTAAAHS from the exons ATGGGGAGTTTGCACAAGTTCAGTTTTGTTATCCTCATGCTATGTTACACAACGTTGGCGAGCGCGCAGTATGTCAAGTACAAGGATCCAAAGCAACCCGTCTCCGTTCGTGTCAAGGATCTGCTCAGCCGGATGACTCTCGCCGAGAAGATCGGCCAGATGACCCAGATCGAGAGGGAGAACGCGACGGCGGAGCAGATATCCAAGTACTTCATAG GGAGTGTGCTGAGTGGTGGAGGGAGTGTGCCTGCTCCCCAGGCATCACCTCAGGCCTGGGCTTCAATGGTGGATGAGATGCAGAAGGGCGCTCTTTCGACGCGGCTAGGTATTCCGATCATCTATGGTATTGATGCCGTGCATGGTCACAATAACGTCTACAAGGCTACCATCTTCCCCCATAATGTTGGGCTTGGCGCTACCAG GGACCCCGAGCTAGTAAAGAAGATAGGAGAAGCAACTGCTCTTGAAGTTAGAGCTACTGGAATTCCCTACGTCTTTGCTCCTTGTGTTGCG GTTTGCAGAGACCCAAGATGGGGACGCTGCTACGAAAGCTATAGCGAAGACCCAAAGGTTGTCCAATCATTTACCACCCTCATCTCCGGCTTGCAAGGCGATGTTCCATCTAATGATGTAGGAAGACCATATGTTGGAGGAAG TAAGAAAGTTGCTGCATGCGCGAAGCACTACGTTGGTGACGGTGGGACGGTCAAGGGGATCAATGAGAACAACACAATCATCGACACTCACGGGCTGATGACCATTCATATGCCTCCTTACTATAACTCTGTCATCAGAGGAGTCTCCACTGTCATGGTTTCGTACTCTAGCTGGAATGGAGTGAAAATGCATGCGAACCATCACCTGATCACCGATTTTCTCAAGAACAAGCTCCGGTTCAGG GGTTTTGTGATTTCGGACTGGCAAGGCATTGACCGGATCACTTCTCCTCCACACAAAAACTATTCTTACTCAATTGAGGCTGGAATTGGTGCTGGCATTGACATG ATCATGGTTCCTTACACCTACACAGAATTCATTGATGATCTGACAGAGCAagttaacaacaaaattatcCCCATGAGCAGAATTGATGATGCTGTCTATAGGATTCTCCGGGTCAAGTTCACCATGGGTCTATTTGAGAGTCCTTTCTCTGATTCCAGCCTCGCCAACGAACTCGGAAAACAG GAGCACCGTGAACTCGCGCGCGAAGCAGTCAGGAAGTCCCTGGTGCTGCTGAAGAACGGGAAATCTTCCTACTCTCCGGTGCTCCCCCTTCCGAAGAAGGCCGGAAAGATTCTCGTCGCGGGAAGCCATGCCGACGACCTGGGAAGACAGTGTGGAGGATGGACCATCACCTGGCAAGGACAGCCCGGCAACAACATCACTGCTG GGACGACGATCCTGTCGGGGATCAAGGCCACCGTGGATCCCAGCACGACGGTGGTATACTCGGAGAACCCGGACAgcagcgtcgtcgccggcgacaagTACGACTACGCGATCGTGGTGGTCGGCGAGCCGCCGTACGCGGAGGGGTTCGGCGACAACCTGAACCTGACGATCCCGGAGCCCGGGCCGAGCGTGATCCAGACGGTGTGCGGGAGCGTCAAGTGCGTGGTGGTGCTCGTCTCCGGGCGGCCGCTGGTGGTGGAGCCGTACATCGGCGGCATGGACGCGTTCGTGGCGGCGTGGCTCCCGGGCACCGAGGGGCAGGGCGTGGCCGACGTGCTGTTCGGTGACTACGGGTTCACCGGCAAGCTGTCGCGGACGTGGTTCAGGTCCGCGGACCAGCTGCCGATgaacgtcggcgacgcgcaCTACGACCCGCTCTTCCCCTTCGGCTACGGCCtcaccacggcggcggcgcacagctga